One Nocardia sp. BMG111209 DNA segment encodes these proteins:
- a CDS encoding helix-turn-helix transcriptional regulator, with translation MRVAQLLAVLDAPTSLWILARILDADRAAVRAIIGELTASKLVAYSQFRHRDIRDAVLREMPIALRRRLHQRSAEVLYDCSAPATQVADHLIGGAEVRVSWAVSVLRNAARHAIADDDTASAIEYLELACRVADNDADRGVMLVHLAVIRWRLSPSTSTRSFARLVTMVHSGAMPASGLAMTARYLLYSGRVEDATRAVQLLDDAALTTEPLAMVNRATLHQWLRWFYPGLAPATTTEPDIRTGSADQDRMLRRCGWYESDTAVMGLLSDVFTHGACDHAIARSQRLLRAHRLDDTTVCALLTALDVLVYADRLESAASWCDSLMLEASARQAPAWQAIFGIWRSAMYLRSGAVEDAIGHAVTALSRVRGDSLGTYGGLAMACLIESATTAGRLREAATYLETEVPETVRVSRVGLHHLRARGRYRLAVGDLDGARADFLTCGERMRDWHMDIPGLIAWRNDLAEVDLAAGDLSGARHWAAEHLSWIRSAAKHSSGGVSLRLIAATSSPAQRVALLRKSVHIAASGAQLLETATALADLADAYHLVGERDRGRTAARRALRLAEQCGAEPLRRRLAGSRTTVLHTVSVNETPREALSPSELKVARLAADGCRNREIARELHITTSTVEQHLTRVYRKLGVTRRAGLAAALVDEPDTRQTEAV, from the coding sequence ATGCGGGTCGCACAATTGCTGGCCGTGCTCGACGCACCCACATCGCTGTGGATCCTGGCCCGAATACTGGATGCGGACCGCGCGGCGGTGCGGGCGATCATCGGCGAACTCACCGCATCGAAATTGGTCGCCTACAGCCAGTTCCGGCATCGTGACATCCGGGACGCGGTGCTGCGCGAGATGCCGATCGCGCTGCGGCGGCGGCTGCACCAGCGCAGTGCCGAGGTGTTGTACGACTGTTCGGCGCCGGCCACCCAGGTTGCCGACCATCTGATCGGCGGTGCGGAGGTCCGGGTGTCGTGGGCGGTGTCGGTACTGCGCAACGCGGCGCGGCACGCGATCGCCGACGACGACACCGCCAGTGCCATCGAATATCTCGAACTGGCCTGCCGGGTGGCCGACAACGACGCCGATCGCGGCGTGATGCTGGTGCACCTGGCGGTGATCCGCTGGCGGCTGAGCCCGTCGACGTCGACGCGCAGCTTCGCCCGCCTGGTGACGATGGTGCACAGCGGTGCGATGCCCGCCTCGGGATTGGCCATGACGGCGCGCTATCTGCTGTACTCCGGTCGCGTGGAGGACGCGACCCGGGCCGTGCAGCTGCTCGACGACGCCGCGCTCACCACCGAGCCACTGGCCATGGTCAATCGGGCCACGCTGCATCAGTGGCTGCGCTGGTTCTATCCCGGCCTGGCCCCCGCGACCACCACCGAGCCGGACATCCGGACCGGTTCCGCCGATCAGGATCGGATGCTGCGCCGATGCGGCTGGTACGAGTCCGACACGGCCGTGATGGGACTGCTGTCGGACGTGTTCACCCACGGCGCGTGCGACCATGCCATCGCGCGGTCCCAGCGGTTGCTGCGGGCGCACCGGCTCGACGACACCACGGTGTGCGCGTTGCTGACCGCACTGGATGTACTGGTGTACGCCGACCGGCTGGAATCGGCTGCGTCGTGGTGCGATTCGCTCATGCTCGAGGCCAGTGCCCGGCAGGCCCCGGCCTGGCAGGCGATCTTCGGGATCTGGCGATCGGCGATGTATCTGCGCTCCGGCGCGGTCGAGGACGCCATCGGGCACGCGGTCACCGCCCTGAGCCGGGTGCGTGGCGACAGCCTGGGCACGTACGGCGGGCTGGCGATGGCCTGCCTGATCGAGTCGGCGACCACCGCGGGCAGGCTGCGGGAGGCGGCCACCTATCTGGAAACCGAAGTGCCCGAGACCGTTCGGGTGTCCCGGGTCGGTCTGCATCACCTGCGCGCGCGTGGCCGGTATCGGCTGGCGGTCGGCGACCTCGACGGCGCCCGTGCGGATTTCCTGACCTGTGGCGAGCGGATGCGTGACTGGCACATGGACATTCCCGGCCTGATCGCCTGGCGCAACGACCTGGCCGAGGTCGACCTGGCCGCCGGCGACCTGTCCGGCGCTCGGCACTGGGCCGCCGAGCACCTGTCGTGGATCCGCAGTGCCGCAAAACATTCCAGCGGAGGGGTGTCGTTGCGGCTGATCGCGGCCACCAGTTCGCCCGCGCAACGGGTCGCACTGCTGCGAAAGTCGGTGCACATCGCGGCATCCGGTGCTCAGCTACTCGAAACCGCCACGGCCCTGGCCGATCTGGCGGACGCCTATCACCTGGTCGGTGAGCGGGACCGCGGCCGGACGGCGGCCCGCCGAGCCCTGCGGCTGGCCGAACAGTGCGGTGCCGAGCCGCTGCGGCGCCGGCTGGCCGGATCGCGGACGACGGTGCTGCACACGGTCTCGGTCAACGAGACTCCGCGTGAGGCGCTGAGCCCGTCCGAGCTGAAGGTGGCCCGCCTGGCCGCCGACGGCTGCCGCAACCGGGAGATCGCGCGCGAACTCCACATCACCACGAGCACCGTCGAACAGCATCTCACGCGCGTCTACCGCAAGCTCGGGGTGACCCGTCGCGCCGGGCTGGCCGCGGCGCTCGTCGACGAGCCCGACACCCGGCAGACGGAGGCGGTGTGA
- a CDS encoding thioesterase II family protein — translation MISAPWLRRLPPGDGSAPARLICFPHAGGAATAFLPLARLLAPRVDVVGVQNPGRQERYAEPRLESIEALADGVLPSVRAAIDRPTVLFGHSMGAVQAFEVVRRLEREGSSVAALFVSSRRAAGHWRAETVHRRPDAGLVSELRLLGGTDGRIFEDEELARMYLPVVRSDYTAVETYRCEPGVRVGCPIVAVTGDRDPRVPVTEVREWAGHTAAEFRAHVFTGGHFYLTDHAAAVAALAEEVLTAAGSGIGFPDR, via the coding sequence GTGATCTCGGCGCCGTGGCTGCGGCGGCTGCCACCGGGCGACGGGTCGGCCCCCGCCCGCCTGATCTGCTTTCCGCACGCGGGTGGCGCCGCGACCGCCTTCCTGCCGCTGGCCCGGCTGCTGGCACCGCGGGTGGATGTCGTGGGCGTGCAGAATCCCGGGCGGCAGGAGCGGTACGCCGAACCGCGCCTCGAGTCGATCGAGGCGCTCGCCGACGGTGTGCTACCCAGCGTCCGCGCGGCGATCGATCGGCCGACCGTGTTGTTCGGGCACAGCATGGGCGCGGTCCAGGCGTTCGAGGTGGTACGTCGCCTGGAGCGTGAAGGATCTTCCGTCGCAGCACTTTTCGTCTCGTCCCGGCGAGCGGCCGGCCACTGGCGAGCCGAGACGGTCCATCGGCGCCCGGATGCCGGCCTGGTGTCCGAGCTACGGTTGCTGGGTGGTACGGACGGCCGGATCTTCGAGGACGAGGAACTGGCCCGGATGTATCTGCCGGTGGTCCGCAGCGACTACACGGCGGTGGAGACCTATCGGTGCGAACCGGGCGTCCGGGTGGGTTGCCCGATCGTCGCGGTGACCGGCGACCGCGACCCGCGGGTGCCGGTCACCGAGGTGCGGGAATGGGCCGGGCACACCGCGGCCGAATTCCGGGCACACGTCTTCACGGGCGGGCACTTCTATCTGACCGACCACGCGGCGGCGGTCGCGGCCCTGGCGGAGGAGGTGCTGACCGCGGCCGGATCCGGAATCGGCTTCCCGGACAGATAG
- a CDS encoding bifunctional diguanylate cyclase/phosphodiesterase — protein MAWDGGSVGTDAGDTAELARRWAAALAGGARDHVVALSPAEVTQLLTRLATGLDTAARQGDSQAAAAIGAEFAQARFVGDEVLGLSVATLAAHFATRGLEAAAVLGAFGTGYVRAFRAWLLAEQESVRAAEIAARRAAEQRLRDSEARMRFHAHHDPLTKLPNRSRFFDALATAFADPEARVGLCYIDLDGLESVNETFGHAVGDELLAQVALRFAELAVAGRLAARIGGDEFVILVPRAGGPADLAELADTVLRVLAEPFEVHGQRLTVTAGIGVYGERAGLISPEELLQNADTALYWAKAEGRGRWAVYDADRHQREHTRLDLVSALPGAVARGEFFLEYQPIVTLANRQAVPVAVEALVRWHHPDLGVLPPGRFIDPAEDSGHIGALGSEVLTMACRQARRWHEQLGTAAPVVSVNVSAAEVEDRAWLPRVQQLITDTGIAPQRLQLELTERTFMHTTGRPLQALRVLADSGVRIAIDDFGTGYSNLAYLGRLPLHVVKLAGPFVQRIRTAGSAGRNDLLILEAIIDLCHGLGLTVTAECVETRHQADRLLELGCDTAQGWFFQRPMAADLATEQLAIAAAAAD, from the coding sequence ATGGCGTGGGACGGCGGCTCGGTCGGCACGGATGCCGGCGACACTGCCGAGCTGGCGCGCCGCTGGGCGGCGGCGCTGGCCGGTGGTGCGCGCGACCATGTCGTCGCGCTGAGTCCGGCCGAGGTGACGCAGCTGCTCACACGCCTCGCGACCGGTCTGGATACCGCCGCGCGCCAGGGCGATTCGCAGGCCGCCGCCGCGATCGGCGCCGAGTTCGCGCAGGCCCGTTTCGTCGGCGACGAGGTGCTGGGACTCAGCGTCGCCACGCTGGCGGCGCACTTCGCCACGCGGGGGTTGGAGGCCGCCGCCGTACTGGGCGCCTTCGGGACGGGCTATGTGCGGGCATTCCGCGCCTGGCTGCTGGCCGAGCAGGAGAGCGTGCGGGCCGCCGAGATCGCGGCCCGGCGCGCGGCCGAGCAACGCCTGCGCGACAGCGAGGCGCGCATGCGGTTCCACGCGCACCACGATCCGCTGACCAAACTGCCGAACCGGTCCCGGTTCTTCGACGCGCTCGCCACCGCTTTCGCCGATCCCGAGGCCCGCGTCGGCCTCTGCTACATCGACCTCGACGGGCTCGAATCGGTCAACGAGACCTTCGGCCACGCCGTCGGCGACGAATTGCTCGCCCAGGTGGCCCTCCGATTCGCCGAGCTGGCGGTGGCGGGCCGGTTGGCCGCCCGCATCGGCGGCGACGAATTCGTGATCCTGGTCCCGCGGGCGGGCGGCCCCGCCGACCTCGCCGAGCTGGCCGACACCGTGCTGCGGGTACTGGCCGAACCGTTCGAGGTGCACGGGCAGCGGCTGACCGTGACCGCCGGGATCGGCGTATACGGCGAACGCGCCGGGCTCATCAGCCCCGAGGAGTTGCTGCAGAACGCCGATACCGCGCTGTACTGGGCCAAGGCCGAGGGTCGCGGCCGCTGGGCCGTCTACGACGCCGACCGGCATCAGCGCGAGCACACCCGCCTCGATCTCGTCTCGGCGCTGCCGGGCGCGGTGGCCCGCGGCGAGTTCTTCCTCGAATATCAGCCGATCGTCACCCTCGCCAATCGCCAGGCGGTCCCGGTGGCCGTGGAAGCGCTGGTGCGATGGCATCATCCGGATCTGGGGGTGCTCCCGCCGGGCCGGTTCATCGATCCGGCGGAGGATTCCGGCCACATCGGCGCGCTGGGCTCCGAGGTGCTGACGATGGCCTGCCGGCAGGCACGGCGCTGGCACGAGCAGTTGGGTACGGCCGCACCGGTGGTGAGCGTGAACGTATCCGCCGCCGAGGTGGAGGACCGCGCCTGGCTGCCGCGGGTTCAGCAGTTGATCACCGACACCGGTATCGCGCCGCAGCGATTGCAGCTGGAGCTCACCGAGCGCACCTTCATGCACACCACCGGCCGGCCGCTGCAGGCGCTGCGCGTCCTCGCCGACAGCGGGGTCCGGATCGCGATCGACGATTTCGGCACCGGTTACTCGAATCTCGCCTATCTGGGCCGGCTGCCGTTGCACGTGGTGAAGCTGGCCGGGCCGTTCGTCCAGCGCATCCGCACCGCGGGCAGCGCCGGTCGCAACGATCTGCTGATCCTGGAGGCGATCATCGACCTGTGCCACGGGCTGGGCCTCACGGTCACGGCCGAATGCGTGGAGACCCGGCACCAGGCCGATCGACTGCTCGAATTGGGTTGTGACACCGCGCAGGGGTGGTTCTTCCAGCGCCCGATGGCGGCCGACCTGGCGACCGAACAGCTGGCCATCGCGGCCGCGGCGGCCGACTGA
- a CDS encoding SAM-dependent methyltransferase, whose product MTRPSWAPEGIDLDRPSASRVYDYFVGGMHNFEIDRALARRIEAFTPNVAHTMRANRELLRRIVRYLVEDANVTQFLDLGSGIPTVGNVHEVAQARNPEVNVVYVDIDPVAVAHSRALLEGDSRTAVVHADAADPDGVLADPLVTGLLDFDRPIAVLMMGVLHFLPDAADPAGAVARLQEAVVPGSYLAISHATADGQPEEVLAAQRLSDRTATEIVLRSKEEIGGYFHNWTLLEPGLVHLPLWRPEHGDDVGTAPADSGAFGGLARKR is encoded by the coding sequence ATGACCAGACCCAGTTGGGCACCGGAAGGCATCGACCTGGACCGTCCCAGCGCTTCCCGAGTCTACGATTATTTCGTCGGTGGTATGCACAACTTCGAGATAGATCGTGCACTCGCCCGCCGGATCGAGGCGTTCACACCGAATGTCGCCCACACCATGCGCGCCAATCGGGAGTTGCTACGCCGGATCGTGCGGTATCTGGTCGAGGACGCCAACGTCACCCAATTCCTGGATCTCGGATCCGGGATCCCGACCGTCGGCAATGTGCACGAGGTCGCGCAGGCGCGCAATCCCGAGGTGAACGTCGTCTACGTCGATATCGATCCGGTGGCGGTCGCGCACAGTCGCGCGCTGCTGGAAGGTGATTCGCGCACGGCGGTGGTGCACGCCGACGCCGCCGACCCGGACGGTGTGCTCGCCGATCCGCTGGTGACCGGCCTGCTGGATTTCGATCGGCCGATCGCGGTCCTGATGATGGGCGTGCTGCACTTCCTGCCCGACGCCGCCGATCCGGCCGGCGCCGTGGCCCGGCTGCAGGAGGCCGTGGTGCCGGGCAGCTATCTGGCGATCAGCCACGCCACCGCCGACGGCCAGCCCGAGGAAGTGCTGGCGGCGCAACGATTGTCGGACCGCACCGCCACGGAGATCGTGCTGCGCTCCAAGGAGGAGATCGGCGGCTATTTCCACAATTGGACGCTGCTGGAGCCGGGTCTGGTCCATCTGCCGTTGTGGCGGCCGGAGCACGGCGACGACGTGGGAACGGCGCCGGCGGATTCCGGCGCCTTCGGCGGTCTGGCCCGGAAACGGTGA
- a CDS encoding protease inhibitor I42 family protein, with protein MVVFGLAVAAGGAGAVAVADAAPVIHAAPIAEPLMVGSDDDGHAVTMTVGQELAVALPDNPSTGYRWQLGDLDQNVLRVDGDPQTRANPAGGFVPGGPDQAVWTFAAESPGTTTLTLVSARPWEQSAPSGPRYSLTVTVK; from the coding sequence ATGGTTGTGTTCGGTCTGGCGGTCGCCGCCGGGGGTGCGGGCGCGGTGGCGGTCGCCGACGCGGCGCCGGTGATCCATGCCGCGCCGATCGCGGAGCCGCTGATGGTGGGCTCCGACGACGACGGGCACGCCGTGACCATGACCGTCGGGCAGGAACTGGCGGTCGCCCTCCCGGACAACCCGTCGACCGGATACCGTTGGCAGCTCGGCGATCTCGACCAGAACGTGCTGCGGGTCGACGGCGATCCGCAGACGCGCGCGAATCCGGCCGGCGGTTTCGTGCCGGGCGGTCCGGACCAGGCGGTGTGGACCTTCGCCGCCGAGTCGCCCGGCACCACCACGCTGACCCTCGTGTCGGCGCGGCCGTGGGAACAGAGCGCGCCGAGCGGGCCGCGGTATTCCCTGACGGTCACCGTCAAGTAG
- a CDS encoding L,D-transpeptidase, whose protein sequence is MNSMRSLAGFAGPAVLAGVMAAAILGGTVARADPLWPGGPDIPGVPALIPGPAPEPGPPGDPEGPMPPPPPPPPWFGGPPAAVTAPCSPVARGCMRLSTNEAWLMDNGRVTFGPTPISHGRPGYETPPGSFPVAFKKEYHWSTMHNAEMLYAIFFNGDIATHIGPIEEQSHGCIRMTPDGAQAFFDYLNPGDIIEVVP, encoded by the coding sequence ATGAACAGCATGCGTTCGCTGGCCGGGTTCGCCGGGCCGGCAGTTCTGGCCGGGGTGATGGCGGCCGCGATCCTGGGCGGGACCGTCGCCCGGGCCGATCCGTTGTGGCCCGGTGGCCCGGACATTCCCGGTGTGCCCGCGCTGATCCCGGGCCCGGCGCCGGAGCCGGGACCACCGGGTGATCCGGAGGGGCCGATGCCGCCGCCACCGCCACCGCCGCCCTGGTTCGGCGGCCCGCCGGCCGCGGTCACCGCACCCTGCTCCCCGGTGGCCCGGGGCTGTATGCGGTTGTCCACGAACGAGGCGTGGCTGATGGACAACGGCCGGGTCACCTTCGGGCCCACCCCGATCTCCCACGGGCGGCCGGGCTACGAGACGCCGCCCGGATCGTTCCCGGTGGCGTTCAAGAAGGAATACCACTGGAGCACGATGCACAACGCCGAGATGTTGTACGCGATCTTCTTCAACGGGGATATCGCGACGCATATCGGCCCGATCGAGGAGCAGTCGCACGGCTGCATCCGTATGACCCCCGACGGCGCCCAGGCCTTCTTCGACTATCTGAACCCGGGCGACATCATCGAGGTCGTGCCCTGA
- a CDS encoding TIGR03086 family metal-binding protein → MDVIDMHRRAADQFGAHVERVGAGQWELPTPCTEWDVRALVDHVVANHRRMAGLLHGRPFEALDEEPDRSWTAVAAAVRSGFTLPGALDRTAPSPFGGDGPITGLIFILTADLTTHTWDLTRATGADETLDAELVAALLPGIERAQPVMTASGKFAPPVPVPDAAGPQQRLLGLLGRRMRP, encoded by the coding sequence ATGGACGTGATCGACATGCATCGGCGGGCGGCCGACCAGTTCGGCGCTCACGTCGAGCGGGTCGGCGCCGGCCAGTGGGAACTGCCGACGCCGTGCACGGAATGGGATGTGCGCGCGCTGGTCGACCACGTCGTCGCCAATCATCGCCGGATGGCCGGACTGTTGCACGGCCGCCCGTTCGAGGCCCTCGACGAGGAACCGGACCGGTCGTGGACGGCGGTGGCGGCGGCGGTGCGGTCCGGGTTCACACTGCCCGGTGCGCTCGATCGGACCGCGCCGTCGCCGTTCGGCGGTGACGGGCCGATCACCGGCCTGATCTTCATCCTCACCGCCGATCTCACCACGCACACCTGGGATCTGACGCGGGCGACGGGCGCGGACGAGACGCTGGACGCCGAACTGGTGGCCGCGCTGTTGCCGGGTATCGAACGGGCGCAGCCGGTCATGACGGCCAGCGGCAAGTTCGCGCCGCCGGTGCCGGTGCCGGACGCGGCGGGCCCGCAGCAGCGCCTGCTCGGGCTGCTCGGGCGCCGCATGCGGCCGTAA
- a CDS encoding alpha/beta fold hydrolase, which translates to MNPGAAGLLGSLPTLDIWRAYADDVTGRALPECGHFLPEEQPAIVARELLEFLNS; encoded by the coding sequence ATGAACCCGGGCGCCGCCGGGCTATTGGGATCGCTTCCCACACTGGATATCTGGCGCGCCTACGCCGACGACGTCACCGGCCGTGCCCTGCCCGAATGCGGCCATTTCCTGCCCGAGGAACAGCCGGCGATCGTCGCGCGCGAACTGCTCGAATTCCTGAACAGCTGA
- a CDS encoding cysteine hydrolase family protein: MTAPHSVPARPTAFTFDPGTVALLVIDMQRDFLLPGGFGESLGNDVALLQAVVEPLAALIAAARAADVPVIHTREGHLPDLSDCPPAKLLRGNPSQRIGDPGRFGRILIRGEYGHDIVDELAPVAGEVVIDKPGKGAFYATELSEVLGRKGIETLLVTGVTTEVCVHTTVREANDRGYRCLVVSDCVGSYFPEFQRVGLDMIAAQGGIFGWVADSAAVVTALTPTAAGSTPAR, translated from the coding sequence ATGACCGCACCACATTCCGTACCCGCGCGGCCCACCGCGTTCACCTTCGATCCCGGCACCGTCGCGCTGCTGGTGATCGATATGCAGCGCGACTTCCTGCTCCCCGGCGGCTTCGGCGAGAGTCTCGGCAACGACGTCGCGCTGTTGCAGGCGGTGGTCGAACCACTGGCGGCCCTGATCGCGGCGGCCCGCGCGGCCGACGTCCCGGTGATCCACACCCGGGAGGGACATCTGCCCGACCTCTCCGACTGCCCACCCGCGAAGCTGTTGCGCGGCAACCCTTCCCAGCGGATCGGCGATCCGGGCCGGTTCGGGCGGATCCTGATCCGCGGTGAGTACGGCCACGACATCGTCGACGAACTCGCGCCGGTGGCCGGCGAGGTGGTGATCGACAAACCCGGCAAGGGCGCCTTCTACGCCACCGAGCTGTCGGAGGTGCTGGGGCGCAAGGGGATCGAGACCCTGCTCGTCACCGGGGTCACCACCGAGGTGTGCGTGCACACGACGGTGCGGGAGGCCAACGACCGGGGTTACCGCTGCCTGGTCGTCTCCGATTGCGTCGGTTCGTATTTCCCGGAATTCCAGCGCGTCGGGCTGGACATGATCGCCGCCCAGGGCGGCATCTTCGGCTGGGTCGCCGACTCGGCCGCGGTCGTCACCGCACTCACCCCCACCGCCGCCGGCAGCACCCCGGCCCGATGA